The following proteins are co-located in the Ammospiza caudacuta isolate bAmmCau1 chromosome 20, bAmmCau1.pri, whole genome shotgun sequence genome:
- the NOS2 gene encoding nitric oxide synthase, inducible, producing MERLPVITSEKPSGGGENLPPNDMKVSNQISGCPRHVRVRNLENGSSFLDTLHLTAKEVINCQTKACQGSLMTPKGLVRGTRDGPVPPEDLLPQARDFLKQYYSSFKEPKIKEQLGRLEAVTKEIERTGTYHLTKDELTFAAKQAWRNAPRCIGRIQWSNLQVFDARDCKTAKEMFEHICHHIQYATNNGNIRSAITVFPPRTDGQHDFRVWNSQLIRYAGYHMPDGSVLGDPATVEFTQLCIELGWKPKYGRFDVLPLVLQANGQDPEIFELPPEIVLQVPMEHPKYEWFKDLELKWYALPAVASMLLEAGGLEFTACPFNGWYMGTEIGVRDFCDAQRYNVLKEVGRRMGLETNKLSSLWKDRAVVEINVAVLHSFQKQNVTIMDHHSASESFLKYMQSEYRTRGGCPADWVWIVPPMSGSITPVFHQEMLNYVLTPFYYYQVDAWKTHVWHDETRRPRKKELKFSILAKAVLFASSLMRGAVATRAKVTVIYATETGKSETLANHLCSLFRCAFSTKILCMDEYNICDLENETLLLVVTSTFGNGDSPGNGKALKDSLLRLKLLRNKIRYAVFGLGSSMYPEFCAFAHAIDQKLAQLGASQLTPVGEGDELNGQEEAFRSWAVSAFKAASDIFNIRGRHSIQLPEIYTSEESWDPTSYRVVHDSQPMDLAKALANIHAKDVIPMKLKFRQNLQSLKSSRVTILVKLHCEANQEVHYLPGEHIGIFPGNQAELVHGIIARVKDAPPAGQTIRLETCIDGGYWASHKKIPACTLPEALTYLLDITTPPSQQLLKKLSQLVTAEGDKQRLEVLCQVKEYNKWKFYKSPNILEVLEEFPSAEVTTAFLLTQLPLLKPRYYSVSSSCDMTAREIHLTVAVVSYRTRDGEGPLHHGVCSTWLNTIELNETVPCFIRSANEFHLPEEPAKPCILIGTGTGIAPFRSFWLQRLYDLEHRGLRGGDMTLLFGCRQPDLDHIYREETEEMKRRGVLRDVYTAYSRLPGQEKVYVQDILQGQLEARVCEMLHGQQGHVYVCGDVRMARDVAAALRALLARALHLSSQQANEYLQQLKSQKRYHEDIFGAVFPHEVKRALQPTS from the exons ATGGAGAGGCTGCCTGTCATAACTTCAGAAAAGCCCAGTGGGGGAGGAGAG AATCTCCCTCCAAATGACATGAAAGTTTCAAACCAAATATCAGGATGTCCAAGACATGTAAGAGTAAGAAACTTGGAAAATGGATCCAGCTTTCTTGACACACTACACCTGACTGCAAAAGAG GTTATCAATTGCCAAACCAAAGCCTGCCAAGGGTCACTCATGACCCCAAAGGGCCTGGTGAGAGGTACCAGAGATGGACCAGTTCCACCAGAGGATCTTTTACCTCAGGCAAGAGACTTCCTCAAGCAATATTACAGTTCATTTAAAGA GCCAAAAATCAAAGAACAGCTGGGCCGGCTGGAAGCAGTGACCAAGGAGATAGAAAGAACAGGAACCTACCACCTGACAAAGGATGAGCTGACCTTTGCTGCCAAGCAGGCCTGGAGGAATGCACCCAGGTGCATTGGGAGAATCCAGTGGTCCAACCTGCAG GTGTTTGATGCACGGGACTGTAAAACAGCCAAGGAAATGTTTGAGCATATCTGTCATCATATTCAGTATGCCACAAACAATGGCAATATAAG GTCAGCCATCACGGTGTTCCCGCCCCGGACGGACGGGCAGCACGATTTCCGTGTGTGGAACAGCCAGCTGATCCGCTACGCTGGCTACCACATGCCAGATGGCTCTGTCCTTGGGGACCCTGCCACTGTGGAGTTCACTCAG TTGTGCATCGAGCTTGGGTGGAAGCCGAAATATGGCCGCTTTGATGTACTTCCACTTGTTCTCCAAGCAAATGGCCAAGACCCAGAAATATTTGAATTACCTCCAGAAATTGTCCTCCAAGTGCCAATGGAGCATCCAAA GTACGAGTGGTTTAAGGATCTGGAGCTGAAGTGGTACGCGCTGCCTGCGGTGGCCAGCATGCTGCTGGAGGCGGGAGGGCTGGAGTTCACCGCGTGCCCCTTCAACGGCTGGTACATGGGCACCGAGATCGGAGTGCGCGACTTCTGCGACGCGCAGCGCTACAACGTCCTGAAG GAGGTAGGAAGGAGAATGGGactggaaacaaacaaactatCATCATTATGGAAGGACCGAGCTGTTGTAGAGATCAATGTGGCTGTGCTTCACAGCTTCCAG AAACAGAACGTGACCATCATGGATCACCACTCTGCCTCCGAGTCCTTCCTGAAGTACATGCAGAGCGAGTACCGCACGCGGGGCGGCTGCCCGGCCGACTGGGTGTGGATTGTGCCTCCCATGTCAGGCAGCATAACCCCTGTCTTCCACCAAGAGATGTTGAACTATGTCCTCACTCCCTTCTATTACTACCAG gtGGATGCATGGAAAACACATGTGTGGCATGATGAGACCCGGAggccaaggaaaaaagaactAAAGTTTAGCATCTTGGCAAA ggctgtgctctttGCATCCTCGCTCATGCGAGGGGCAGTGGCCACCAGGGCCAAGGTCACCGTGATCTACGCGACAGAGACGGGCAAGTCGGAGACCCTCGCCAACCACCTGTGCAGCCTGTTCCGCTGTGCCTTCAGCACCAAG ATCCTGTGCATGGATGAGTACAATATTTGTGACCTGGAAAATGAAACGCTTCTTTTAGTGGTTACTAGCACTTTTGGAAATGGAGATTCTCCAGGTAACGGAAAG GCCTTGAAAGACTCCTTGCTCAGACTGAAACTGCTGAGAAACAAAATTAG GTATGCTGTGTTTGGTCTGGGGTCCAGCATGTACCCAGAGTTCTGTGCCTTTGCTCATGCCATTGACCAAAAACTGGCCCAGCTCGGGGCTTCCCAGCTCACTCCAGTGGGTGAAGGGGATGAGCTGAATGGGCAAGAAGAGGCGTTCCGCAGCTGGGCAGTCAGTGCTTTCAAG GCTGCCTCTGACATTTTTAACATCCGTGGGAGACACAGTATTCAGTTGCCTGAGATCTACACCTCTGAGGAAAGCTGGGACCCTACCAGTTACAGAGTAGTGCATGACTCCCAGCCCATGGACCTGGCTAAAG CTCTTGCAAACATTCATGCCAAGGATGTAATTCCCATGAAGCTGAAATTCAGGCAGAATCTTCAAAGTTTGAAGTCCAG TCGTGTCACCATTCTGGTTAAACTTCACTGTGAGGCTAACCAGGAAGTGCACTACCTTCCTGGGGAGCACATTGGGATTTTCCCAGGCAACCAGGCAGAATTAGTGCATGGGATCATTGCCCGTGTCAAGGATGCCCCTCCAGCTGGTCAGACCATCAGGCTTGAAACCTGCATTGATG GTGGGTACTGGGCAAGTCACAAAAAGATTCCAGCCTGCACACTACCTGAGGCTTTGACATACTTGCTTGATATCACTACTCCACCCTCCCAACAACTGCTAAAAAAACTCTCCCAGCTGGTGACAGCAGAAGGAGACAAACAGAGACTGGAGGTGCTGTGTCAGGTGA AGGAATACAATAAATGGAAGTTTTACAAAAGCCCAAACATCCTGGAGGTCCTGGAGGAGTTTCCCTCTGCTGAGGTCACCACAGCTTTCCTGCTGACTCAGCTGCCACTTCTGAAGCCCAGGTACTATTCTGTCAGCTCCTCCTGTGACATGACAGCCAGAGAGATTCATCTGACAGTTGCAGTTGTAAGCTACAGGACAAGAG ATGGAGAAGGGCCTTTGCACCATGGAGTCTGCAGCACGTGGCTGAACACAATAGAGCTCAATGAAACCGTTCCCTGCTTCATCCGCAG TGCTAATGAGTTCCACCTCCCCGAGGagccagccaagccctgcattCTGATCGGCACGGGCACGGGCATTGCTCCCTTCAGGAGCTTCTGGCTGCAGCGCCTCTATGACCTGGAGCACAGAG GGCTCAGAGGAGGGGACATGACCTTGCTGTTCGGCTGCCGGCAGCCAGACCTGGATCACATCTACAgggaggagactgaggagatGAAGAGGAGGGGAGTCCTGAGAGATGTCTACACAGCTTATTCCAGACTGCCTGGCCAAGAAAAG GTCTATGTCCAGGACatcctgcaggggcagctggaggCCCGCGTGTGCGAGATGCTGCACGGGCAGCAGGGCCACGTCTACGTGTGCGGGGACGTGCGCATGGCGCGGGACgtggccgcggcgctgcggGCGCTGCTCGCCCGGGCCCTGCacctcagctcgcagcaggcGAACGAGTACCTCCAGCAGCTCAAG AGCCAAAAGCGATACCATGAAGATATATTTGGGGCTGTGTTCCCACATGAAGTCAAAAGAGCTTTGCAACCCACCAGCTGA